A genomic region of Christiangramia sp. OXR-203 contains the following coding sequences:
- a CDS encoding phenylacetate--CoA ligase family protein, whose protein sequence is MQQSDRKKQWQRIQQQLSYTFRTSRFYQRVFQEHCVQVDCITSYEDFSKLPITTKEQLQQYNEDFISIPQEQIIDHVTTSGTLGEPVSYYLNEYDLERLAENESRSFKLAGITRQDKVLITTTLDRRFMAGMAYFLGLRKLGAGAIRTGGGLPGLQWESIFRFKPEYIIAVPSFLLKLIQYAEENQIDYQNSSIRSAICIGEPLRTSNFELNSLGQKISSLWDIELFSTYASTEMATAFTECYKHKGNHVPEDLIFTEVLDQDGNHVAAGEIGELIVTPLNVQSMPLIRFATGDMLTYTDTACECGRKGRRLGPVIGRKQQKIKLKGTSLYPQHIIEILNRFNGLQNFIIEVSLDKNGVDRLKILIPESFREIESLKEHLKAFLNVLPEIRLEDSKTLQYLKFPANSRKPKIFYDLR, encoded by the coding sequence GTGCAGCAGTCAGATCGAAAAAAGCAGTGGCAAAGAATTCAGCAGCAGCTGAGCTATACATTCAGAACATCCAGATTCTATCAGCGTGTTTTCCAGGAGCATTGCGTACAAGTCGATTGTATCACCAGCTATGAAGATTTTTCAAAATTACCTATAACTACCAAAGAACAACTTCAGCAATATAATGAGGATTTTATCTCCATTCCACAGGAACAGATTATAGATCATGTTACCACAAGCGGTACTCTTGGTGAGCCGGTTTCCTACTATCTTAATGAGTATGATCTCGAAAGGCTAGCTGAGAATGAGTCCCGTTCTTTTAAACTTGCCGGAATTACGAGGCAGGATAAAGTTTTGATCACCACAACACTGGATCGAAGATTTATGGCCGGAATGGCTTATTTTCTAGGTCTTAGAAAATTAGGTGCTGGAGCGATCAGAACCGGAGGTGGTTTGCCGGGATTACAATGGGAAAGTATTTTTAGATTTAAACCAGAATACATTATAGCTGTTCCTTCTTTCCTTCTGAAACTCATTCAATATGCTGAAGAAAATCAGATTGATTATCAAAACTCATCTATTCGGTCGGCAATATGTATTGGTGAACCCCTGCGAACTTCCAACTTTGAGCTGAATAGTCTTGGTCAAAAAATTTCTTCCTTATGGGACATTGAGTTGTTTTCTACTTATGCTTCAACCGAGATGGCTACTGCCTTTACAGAGTGTTACAAGCATAAGGGCAATCATGTCCCGGAAGACCTTATTTTTACTGAAGTCCTTGATCAGGATGGCAATCACGTTGCGGCAGGTGAAATAGGAGAGCTGATAGTTACACCACTAAACGTGCAAAGTATGCCGCTTATTCGTTTTGCCACAGGTGATATGTTAACTTATACAGATACAGCTTGTGAATGCGGCAGGAAAGGAAGACGGTTAGGACCAGTAATTGGTAGAAAGCAACAAAAGATAAAACTTAAAGGGACCAGTCTTTATCCACAGCATATCATTGAAATATTAAACAGGTTTAATGGACTCCAAAATTTCATCATTGAAGTTTCTCTGGATAAAAATGGTGTTGACCGACTTAAAATATTGATTCCGGAAAGTTTCAGGGAAATTGAAAGTCTGAAGGAGCATCTAAAAGCATTCCTGAATGTATTGCCTGAGATTCGCTTAGAAGATTCTAAAACTCTTCAGTATCTTAAATTTCCTGCTAATAGTAGGAAGCCAAAAATCTTTTACGATCTACGTTAA
- a CDS encoding C45 family autoproteolytic acyltransferase/hydolase, with the protein MNRFILHFLILLVFNSCGIKKSMEHKPDLSRFEQIDTTRIKHSDSLYSLGNNQLYRNDLGVWEMYLEGNALERGVAHGSLGRELIHHQENAFMSKLEEMVPSEDYRGFLKTFVSWFNRKLYLHVSEEYKQEIYGVSRYGLKKYDDFAPAYIRMLYFHGAHDIGHALQDLMLVGCTSFAAWDDKTSDGELLIGRNFDFYAGDDFGEKKIAAFVKPEEGHKFMMYTWGGMIGALSGMNMQGITVTINAGKSRMPLVAKTPISLLAREILQYAGTIEEAIDIAKNREVFVSESIMVGSGDEKRTVLIEVSPGNFGVYEVENRDQLVCSNHFQSEAYSHDKKNKLTREEGHTQYRYDRMQQLLDEEDKLNPFKAVEILRNRQGLDEQSIGMGNEKAINQLLAHHGIVFKPAERKVWVSSNPYQMGEFIHYDLNQVFADYEKGIKSSSVSTKEFNIPASSFLQTQEYQDYEAFRALENDVKRDLNGDKPLSEESAIQLVQLNPDFWEAWYLAGRIYYENKDYKNALIHFKQARKREITTIPDLREVEKMIMKSTGKI; encoded by the coding sequence ATGAATAGGTTTATTCTACATTTTCTCATTTTATTAGTTTTCAATTCCTGCGGAATCAAAAAGTCTATGGAGCACAAGCCAGATCTTAGCCGTTTTGAACAAATTGATACCACAAGAATTAAACATTCAGATAGTCTATACAGTTTGGGTAATAACCAGCTCTACCGGAACGATCTTGGCGTATGGGAAATGTATCTTGAAGGAAATGCCCTGGAAAGAGGAGTTGCTCATGGAAGTCTTGGCCGGGAGCTCATACATCACCAGGAAAATGCCTTTATGTCCAAGCTTGAAGAAATGGTACCTTCAGAAGATTATCGGGGATTTCTAAAAACTTTTGTTAGTTGGTTTAACCGAAAACTGTACCTCCATGTTTCCGAAGAATATAAACAGGAGATATATGGGGTTTCGAGGTATGGCCTGAAAAAGTATGATGATTTCGCACCTGCTTATATTCGGATGCTTTATTTTCATGGAGCTCATGATATTGGACATGCTTTACAGGATCTAATGTTGGTGGGATGCACAAGTTTTGCAGCCTGGGACGATAAAACCAGCGATGGAGAATTATTAATAGGTAGGAATTTTGATTTTTATGCAGGTGACGATTTTGGCGAAAAAAAGATCGCAGCATTTGTGAAGCCCGAAGAAGGTCATAAGTTTATGATGTATACCTGGGGCGGGATGATAGGTGCATTAAGTGGAATGAACATGCAGGGCATTACTGTAACTATCAATGCTGGAAAATCCAGAATGCCGCTGGTTGCTAAAACTCCCATTAGTCTGTTGGCAAGGGAAATTTTGCAATATGCCGGTACAATTGAAGAGGCAATTGACATTGCGAAAAATCGTGAAGTGTTTGTTTCAGAATCTATCATGGTTGGAAGTGGAGATGAAAAAAGAACAGTTTTGATTGAAGTCTCGCCGGGTAATTTTGGAGTATATGAAGTGGAGAATCGTGATCAACTAGTTTGTAGTAATCATTTCCAAAGTGAAGCCTATTCTCATGATAAGAAGAATAAGCTAACCCGTGAGGAAGGTCACACTCAGTACCGTTACGACCGAATGCAGCAATTGCTCGATGAGGAGGACAAATTGAATCCATTTAAGGCGGTTGAGATTCTTAGAAATCGGCAGGGTCTGGACGAGCAGTCGATTGGAATGGGCAATGAAAAAGCAATTAACCAGCTCTTAGCGCATCACGGAATCGTTTTTAAACCGGCGGAAAGAAAGGTTTGGGTAAGCTCAAATCCTTACCAGATGGGAGAATTTATACATTATGATCTAAACCAGGTTTTCGCAGATTACGAGAAGGGCATTAAATCGAGCTCAGTGTCAACGAAGGAATTTAATATACCAGCAAGCAGTTTTCTTCAAACCCAGGAATATCAAGACTACGAAGCCTTTAGAGCACTAGAAAACGACGTTAAACGTGACTTGAATGGCGATAAACCTTTAAGTGAGGAGAGTGCCATACAACTTGTGCAACTTAATCCAGATTTTTGGGAGGCGTGGTATTTGGCAGGCAGGATCTATTATGAGAATAAGGATTACAAAAACGCGTTAATTCATTTTAAACAAGCCCGAAAAAGAGAAATTACGACCATTCCAGATTTAAGGGAAGTTGAGAAGATGATCATGAAATCGACCGGAAAAATTTAA
- a CDS encoding class I SAM-dependent methyltransferase codes for MLQEALLEKEIQSFIRENQKKDLPALILKGSPFDHIKIQDIATQIKGIRIAEKKFPLFFNNPRILYPPKLNLEQTSSQITAEYKSGLIEGSSGADLTGGLGIDTFFLAKKFDSFQYYEMNKELSEIADHNFRELGASNIRVNYGDSLELLKQTSQKFDWIYADPARRDEHGSKVYHLSDCTPDIPEELDFLLEKSDHILLKTSPILDITAGLRELHSVKEIHVIAVNNEVKELLWLIEKNWKSALKLTTINFQGKKVQKFSFDTEIKTLNTVLSKPLNYLYEPNAAIMKSGLFTEISTTFGIPKLHDHSHIYTSETLIKEFPGRQFQITEVKSFKDKRLKKRLKNKKANITTRNFPDSVENIRKKYRIQDGGSDYIFFTTNLEDEKIVIFGKKAKLT; via the coding sequence ATGCTTCAGGAGGCACTTTTAGAGAAAGAAATCCAAAGTTTTATAAGAGAGAATCAGAAGAAGGACCTACCTGCTCTGATCTTAAAAGGTAGCCCTTTCGACCATATCAAAATTCAGGATATCGCAACGCAAATAAAAGGCATACGCATTGCAGAAAAGAAATTTCCACTTTTTTTTAATAACCCGCGAATACTTTATCCTCCTAAACTTAATCTGGAGCAAACATCATCTCAGATCACTGCTGAATATAAATCAGGATTAATAGAAGGTTCTTCTGGGGCCGATCTTACCGGAGGCTTAGGTATAGACACCTTTTTCCTGGCAAAGAAATTTGACAGTTTTCAGTATTACGAAATGAATAAAGAGCTTTCTGAAATAGCTGATCATAATTTCAGAGAATTAGGGGCTTCAAATATTAGAGTCAATTACGGAGATAGCCTAGAATTACTAAAGCAAACCAGCCAGAAATTTGACTGGATCTATGCAGATCCTGCAAGACGTGATGAACATGGCAGTAAAGTCTACCATTTATCAGATTGTACACCAGATATTCCAGAAGAACTCGATTTCTTACTTGAAAAGTCTGATCATATTCTTCTAAAAACTTCCCCCATCCTCGATATCACAGCAGGACTCCGTGAACTTCATTCTGTTAAGGAGATTCATGTCATTGCGGTTAATAATGAGGTAAAAGAGTTGCTTTGGCTAATTGAAAAGAACTGGAAATCTGCTCTTAAACTGACTACCATCAACTTCCAGGGAAAAAAGGTGCAAAAGTTTAGTTTTGACACAGAGATAAAAACCTTGAATACGGTTCTATCCAAACCTTTAAATTATCTCTACGAGCCGAACGCTGCGATCATGAAAAGCGGATTATTCACAGAAATCAGCACTACATTTGGAATTCCAAAACTGCATGATCATTCTCATATCTATACTTCGGAAACACTGATTAAAGAATTTCCTGGACGTCAATTTCAAATAACTGAAGTTAAGAGTTTTAAAGACAAGAGGCTAAAGAAAAGATTGAAAAATAAAAAAGCTAATATCACCACCAGGAATTTTCCAGATTCAGTAGAAAATATTCGGAAGAAATACAGAATTCAGGATGGAGGAAGTGATTACATCTTCTTTACTACAAACCTGGAAGATGAGAAAATCGTAATTTTTGGTAAAAAGGCAAAATTAACGTAG